CGGCAATCGGCACGACAGCCCATATCACCGACCGGCTGACTTTGCTTCGCGACACCATACCCGGTCTCCCCCTTCCGGCACTCAGCCGTCTGCTATCTTTCCGGAAGCCGGCTCTGACGATGGTTGCTGATCCGGCGCTCCGGCTCTCGCTGCGCGGTCACTTCGAAATGCCATTGCACCCTTGGCTTTCAGCCTGTGGTGCTCATTCGAGTCCGTGCGGATTGATGCCGCCTCCAGAAGCACGCCGAGCAGAAAAGCACGGTCTGCCTGTCGCAGACCGGCCTTCACCACCAGACCACCCAGGGTGATCTTTTCCCGTGCGTCCTTCTTCCGGTCATTGGTCATGTCTTTGCGCCGCCTCCGCTCCAGAACGAGAATGCGCTGATCGACCCGCCTAAGCAGAAGCGCCTGACGGCTTCTTCGCTCCGATCCGAAATCGGCCGGCGATCTCCTCGAAAATGGCGTCGAGCTCATTGTCGGGAATATCGAGTTCGGCCAGCCCAGCCTTGGCGGCAGCACGCGCAAAGCGCTCATTGGCCTTTGCCAGAATAGAGCGGCGCTTTTCGCGCAGTTTCTCTATCTGGGCATCAATCTCTGAAATCGACGATTTCGCGCGCATATGCTGTTTTCCTTCCGGTCGCAATGGCATCAATGCAGCGATTATACCGTGTAGAAACGCATAGTAAAAGATGCTAGTTTTCACCGAGCCGAATGGCTCGTTTCAGGTCTGCGCCCGTTCGGGCGCATCCCGAGAGACGGCATCGGCCCTTCGGTCCGATCTGTTCGAGGGCGCAATATACGTCGCTGAAGCGACATGCTTGGGAGGCTTAGGCGATCGCATGGCGATCATGTTCGTGCGGGCACAGGTGATCAGCCGGGGAGCGGGACGCAGCGTCGTCTCTGCCGCTGCCTATCGCCATCGCACAAGCATGGAGGAAGAGCTGACCGGCGAGAGCTTCCGCTACGAGGCGGGGAGGGCGGAGCTTGTTCATGAGGAGCTAGCTTTGCCCGATGACACGCCGGCCTGGTTACGCACCATGATTGACGGCAGGACGGTCGCCGGCGCCAGCGAGGTGCTGTGGAATGCCGTCGACACGTTCGAGAGAAGGCTGGACGGTCAGCTTGCGCGCGAGATGATCTTCGCGCTGCCCGAGGAATTGTCGCGGGCGGAGAATATCGAGTTGGTTCGGGAGTTCGTGCGCGACAACCTCACCTCGAAAGGCATGGTCGCCGACTGCGTATATCACGACAAGGACGGCAATCCGCATATCCACCTGATGACCACTTTGCGGCCTTTGACCGATGACGGGTTCGGCAAGAAAAAGGTGGCGGTGCTCGGCGCGGACGGAAAACCGCTGCGCGTCGTTACACCGGATCGCCCGAAGGGCAAGATCGTCTATCGGCTCTGGGCGGGCGACAAGGATACGATGAAGGCGTGGAAAATCGCCTGGGCCGAAACCGCCAACCGGCATCTCGCCCTTGCAGGTCACGATATTCGCCTCGATGGCCGCTCCTATGCCGAGCAGGGTCTCGACGGCATTGCGCAGAGTCATCTTGGACCCGCGCGGGCGGCTCTCGCCCGAAGAGGCCAGGAGCGGTATTTCGCGCCGGCCGCTTTGGCGAAACGCCAGGAAATGGCCGACCGTCTCAGCGACGAACCTGGACTTCTGCTGAAGCAGCTTTCCGCCGAAAGATCGACTTTCGACGAGCGCGAGATCGCCAAGGCGCTGCATCGCTATG
This region of Mesorhizobium sp. CAU 1732 genomic DNA includes:
- a CDS encoding conjugal transfer protein TraD, which produces MTNDRKKDAREKITLGGLVVKAGLRQADRAFLLGVLLEAASIRTDSNEHHRLKAKGAMAFRSDRAARAGAPDQQPSSEPASGKIADG
- a CDS encoding TraC family protein yields the protein MRAKSSISEIDAQIEKLREKRRSILAKANERFARAAAKAGLAELDIPDNELDAIFEEIAGRFRIGAKKPSGASA